GCCTCGCGGCGCTGCAGGGTCACTGGTCGACGCAGGCTCTGCCCGTCGACCGTACGCCGCTGCAGTCCTTCAACCGCGCCGGCCTGCTGCGTCTGCTCGCCGACGCCGGCCTGACCGCGACCTCGCTGCGCGGCACCGTAGCCGACCCGTTGGTCTCCGACGTCGGGGTGCCGGAGGCATCCCTGCCCTATGCGGTCGCCGAGTGGGTGCGCGACCAGCCCGACGCGATGATCGAGTCGATCCAGGTCGCCGCCCGGCCGCTGGTGCCCGGCGAGCGCCCGCTCGAGACTCCGGAGCTGGTGCCCGCGGTGGACCCCGCGGGCCCACGTCTCCGCGACGCGCACACCCAACGCGCCGAGCTGATCAGGGCCGAGCGCCGAGCCGGACGTCGGCTGCCCAAGCGCGTGGCAGCGCTCGAGGAGCAGGTGCGCCGGCTGGAGGCCGAGCTGGCCCGCAACCCCTTGCGTCGGGCCGCGGGCCGGCTCAAGCGCCGGATCTTCTGACGAGGTCGGACGGCCTCTGCCTGAGGCTCGGCCTCAGCCGAGCAGCGCGTCGACGAAGGCCTCGGGGGTGAACGGAGCCAGGTCGTCGGCGCCCTCGCCGAGCCCGACGAGCTTGACGGGCACACCGAGCTCGCGCTGCACGGCGACCACGATGCCGCCCTTGGCGGTGCCGTCGAGCTTGGTGAGCACGATGCCGGTGACGTCGACGGCCTCGCTGAAGACGCGGGCCTGGATGAGCCCGTTCTGACCGGTGGTGGCGTCGAGCACGAGCAGCACCTCGGTGACCGGGGTCTGCTTCTCGATGACGCGCTTGACCTTGCCGAGCTCGTCCATCAGACCGGCCTTGTTCTGCAGCCGGCCGGCGGTGTCGACGATGACGGTGTCGACGCCGCCGTCAAGGCCCTGCTTGACCGAGTCGAAGGCGACGCTGGCGGGGTCGGTGCCCTCCGGGCCGCGGACGACCTCGACGCCGACGCGCTCGCCCCAGGTGGTGAGCTGCTCGGCGGCCGCGGCGCGGAACGTGTCGGCCGCGCCGAGCACGACCTTGCGGTCCTCGGAGACCAGGATGCGGGCGAGCTTGCCGGTGGTGGTGGTCTTGCCGGTGCCGTTGACACCGACCATCAGCACCACGCCCGGAGCGTCGTCGGCGCCGCTGACCTGGAGGCGGCGATCCATGTCGGGGTCGACCAGCTTGATCAGCTCGTCACGCAGCGCGGCCTTCGGGTCGGCCTTGGCGCCCTCGACCCGCAGCCGGGTGCGCAGCCCCTCGACCAGCTCCTGGGTCGGGGCGACACCGATGTCGGCGGTGAGCAGCACATCCTCGATGGACTCCCAGGTGTCCTCGTCGAGGCGGTCGCTGGAGAGCAGGCCCAGCAGGCCGCGACCCAGCGCGTTGGATCCGGCCAGGCGCTGCCGCAGCCGCACCAGCCGCGACGCGGTGCTCTCCGGCTTCTCGACGACCGGAGCCTCGGGCTCGGCCGCCGGCTCCTCGGTCTTCGGCTCGGCGCCCGGCTCGGTGGTCGGCTCGGTGCCCGGCTCGGTGGTGGTGGAGTCGGGAGGGGTGATGACATCGGTCCCCGCCTGCTTCGGCAGCGAACGGTCCTTGCGGCGCTTGGTGGTGGTGACCAGGCCGGCGATGCCGCCGCCGATGATCGCGACTGCGGCGACCGCGATGATGACGATGAGGGTGACCATGTCCATGGGCCTCATCCAATCAAACTAGTGAGACTTTCCCGTAGTCCCTGACCGGCCCTCGTCACCGAGCATCTCGGTGAGATGGTCCTCGCGGCGCTCCTGGAGACGCGTGGCGGGGCCGAGCGTGGGGGCCGTGTCGACGGCTCGCTCCATCGCTTCGCCGAGCTTGGTGGCGTACGGCATCTTCTGCCCGCGGTGCGGGAAGACCGTGTAGACGATCACGAGCCCGGCGACGCCGACGATCAGCAGCATCGCCACGAAGATGACAAAAATGGTCAGCACTGCTCCGCCAGCCCCCTCTGGTTGTACGCGCGGTGACGTCCACCTTCCCACACCCGGCGCACGACCTCGCAATGCCACGCGGCCCGCTCCGGCGTGGCCCGGGGCACACCGCGGCGTACGGCGCGGGATCTCGACAACGTCCACCCGGCCGGTAGGGTTTCGCGCCATGAGGATCATCGGGACAATGATGGTCCGGGACGAGGTCGACATCGTCGCCGCGATGATCGAGCACCACCTGGACCAGGGTGTCGACACGCTGATCGTCACGGACAACGCCTCTCTCGACGGCACCGCCGAGGTGCTCGAGCGCTATGCCGCGACGGGGCGCGTCGAGCTCCATCACGACCCCGTGCACCAGAAGCAGCAGGGCAAGGTCGTCACCGAGATGGCACGGCGGGCCCGCACCCACTTCCGCGCCGACTGGGTGCTCAACCTCGACGCCGACGAGTTCCTCGTGCCGAAGGACAAGGGCCTCACCGTGCGCCAGGCGCTCGAGGCGACTCCGCTCTCGCTGAACGCGTTCACCGTCGACGTCGAGAACCTCGTCGGTCCACCCGCCTGGTCGGGCGGCGGCCTCAACCGCCTCCACTGGCGCGACCGCCGCCCCGAGGCGACGCTCGAGGCCGCCGGGCTGCACGCCCACCCGACGCCCAACGCGGTCCACCGCGGTGAGTCCGACATCAAGGTCGTCCAGGGCAACCACTTCGTCTCCCTGCCCAGCAACGGTCAGCCCGAGGCAGCGGTGGAGATGGAGGTGCTCCACCTCCCCTGGCGCTCCTGGGCCCAGCTCGAGCGCAAGGTGATCAACGCGGGCAAGGGCTATCAGGCCAACCCCGAGCTGAAGCCGAGCCCGCGCCACCACGGGATGCGCGACTACCAGCGCTATCTCGCCGGCACGCTGCAGGACGCCTATCTGGCCCGCACCCCCACCCGCGCCGAGCTCGCTGCCGGCGCCTTCTCCGGCGACTACGCTCTCGACGAGTGGCTCTCCAACCATCTCCAGATCGTGCTCGGCCGGTCGTTGTTCCCTGATCTCCTCCGCGACGTGCTCGACCCCGAGACCGACAAGCCGGTGCCCGACGACGAGCACGCTCGCGGAGCCGAACGCGGCCGGACAGCGCTGGCCGCCGAGCCCTACATCCCACCCCGCACACGCTGATCTCTCGCAAAGGAGTCCGTCTTGCCCACCTTCAGGGGCGCCGTACGCCGCGGCCTTGCCGCCGCGGGTCTGCAGACCGTCCGTGCCGCCGACGCCGAGGCTACCCGCCTGCACGACCGGATCGACGAGCTCAAGCAACGCAACCAGAAGCTGCGTACGAAGGTGGACAGGCTGCAGGGCGACCGCAACCACACCACCGCGGTGCCGGCCATCCCCGGCCAGGACCGTCTCGGCCTGCGCCGCGAGCAGGTGCTCGCCGGGGTCGAGCCCGACGCCCTGATCCTGGAGATCGGCCCCGCGCACAACGCGATCCTGCCCAAGCGCGACGGCTATGACGTACGCATCGTCGACTATCTCGACCGCGACGGCCTGGTCAAGCGCTACTCCGGCTTCTCGCAGTACGACCCCGACGACATCGAGGAGGTCGACTACGTCTTCCGGCCGGGTGCGCCCTGGTCGGAGGTGATCCCCGAGCGCTTCGACCTCGTGGTCGCCTCCCACGTCATCGAGCACACCACCTCGATGATCGACTTCGTCAACGAGTGCGAGAAGCTGCTGCGGCCCGACGGCGTGCTGGCGCTGGTCATCCCCGACCACCGCTACTGCTTCGACCGGTTCCGCGAGCGGGCCTCGATCTCGCGCGTCATCGACGCCTCGCTCAACCCGCCCGACGTGCACACCATGGGCGCGGTCATCGAGGAGCGCCTCAACGCGGCCAAGCACGGCGGCATCACCGCCTGGGGCCCGCGCCACAAGGGCGACTACACCTTCGCCAACGGCCTCGACGTGGTGAAGGCGAGCGGCGAGGAGGCCCGGCGCGGCGAGCGTTACATCGACACCCACAACTGGGTCTGCACCCCCAACCACCTCCGCCTCCTGCTCCAGGACCTCGCCGACCTCGGCTTCATCTCGATGCGCGAGACCTCCTTCCACGACACGGTCAAGCACGAGTTCTTCATCAACCTCTCCCCCACCGGCGCCGGCACCGGCCTGACCCGCGAAGAGCTCCTCGTGCTCGCCGACGACGAGCGGCGTGTCCTCGATCAGGCCGTCTTCGAGAAGTAGTCGAGAAGTCACCCCTGCAGGCCGAAAGGTCACCTACGCAGGTCGAGAAGTCACTCCTGCAGGTCGAGACGTCACCGCGGTGACGTCTCGACCTGCAGGAGTGACTCTTCGACCGGGTGGGTGGGTCAGCGGCGGCGGCGTGACTCGCGGAGCGCCAGAGCGGCGGTGAGCCCGACGACGACGCCGAGGAGGGTCTCGGCCAGGCGCGACCACAGCAGCATCTCGATGGGC
The sequence above is drawn from the Nocardioides albertanoniae genome and encodes:
- the ftsY gene encoding signal recognition particle-docking protein FtsY encodes the protein MDMVTLIVIIAVAAVAIIGGGIAGLVTTTKRRKDRSLPKQAGTDVITPPDSTTTEPGTEPTTEPGAEPKTEEPAAEPEAPVVEKPESTASRLVRLRQRLAGSNALGRGLLGLLSSDRLDEDTWESIEDVLLTADIGVAPTQELVEGLRTRLRVEGAKADPKAALRDELIKLVDPDMDRRLQVSGADDAPGVVLMVGVNGTGKTTTTGKLARILVSEDRKVVLGAADTFRAAAAEQLTTWGERVGVEVVRGPEGTDPASVAFDSVKQGLDGGVDTVIVDTAGRLQNKAGLMDELGKVKRVIEKQTPVTEVLLVLDATTGQNGLIQARVFSEAVDVTGIVLTKLDGTAKGGIVVAVQRELGVPVKLVGLGEGADDLAPFTPEAFVDALLG
- a CDS encoding glycosyltransferase family 2 protein, with amino-acid sequence MRIIGTMMVRDEVDIVAAMIEHHLDQGVDTLIVTDNASLDGTAEVLERYAATGRVELHHDPVHQKQQGKVVTEMARRARTHFRADWVLNLDADEFLVPKDKGLTVRQALEATPLSLNAFTVDVENLVGPPAWSGGGLNRLHWRDRRPEATLEAAGLHAHPTPNAVHRGESDIKVVQGNHFVSLPSNGQPEAAVEMEVLHLPWRSWAQLERKVINAGKGYQANPELKPSPRHHGMRDYQRYLAGTLQDAYLARTPTRAELAAGAFSGDYALDEWLSNHLQIVLGRSLFPDLLRDVLDPETDKPVPDDEHARGAERGRTALAAEPYIPPRTR
- a CDS encoding methyltransferase domain-containing protein; its protein translation is MPTFRGAVRRGLAAAGLQTVRAADAEATRLHDRIDELKQRNQKLRTKVDRLQGDRNHTTAVPAIPGQDRLGLRREQVLAGVEPDALILEIGPAHNAILPKRDGYDVRIVDYLDRDGLVKRYSGFSQYDPDDIEEVDYVFRPGAPWSEVIPERFDLVVASHVIEHTTSMIDFVNECEKLLRPDGVLALVIPDHRYCFDRFRERASISRVIDASLNPPDVHTMGAVIEERLNAAKHGGITAWGPRHKGDYTFANGLDVVKASGEEARRGERYIDTHNWVCTPNHLRLLLQDLADLGFISMRETSFHDTVKHEFFINLSPTGAGTGLTREELLVLADDERRVLDQAVFEK